Proteins found in one Halogeometricum rufum genomic segment:
- the thiE gene encoding thiamine phosphate synthase: MNIPMRTYLVTQGDRSGARGTADVVRAAIDGGVDVVQLREKHATARERYELGLELRDLTREAGVAFVVNDRVDIAAAVDADGVHLGDEDLPVSVASDHLGEEAIVGRSVSTPEAAREAERAGADYLGVGAVFATGTKDVADDEAEIGTARLADVAAAVDIPVVGIGGITADNARAVAEAGASGVAVVSAITDADDPAAATRRLRRAVDEGRGRVAR; the protein is encoded by the coding sequence ATGAATATACCCATGCGGACGTATCTGGTGACGCAGGGGGACCGCTCCGGCGCGCGAGGAACCGCGGACGTGGTTCGTGCCGCCATCGACGGCGGCGTCGACGTGGTCCAGTTGCGCGAGAAGCACGCGACGGCGCGCGAGCGATACGAACTCGGTCTGGAACTCCGCGACCTCACCCGAGAGGCCGGGGTGGCGTTCGTCGTGAACGACCGCGTGGACATCGCCGCGGCCGTCGACGCGGACGGGGTCCACCTCGGCGACGAGGACCTCCCGGTGTCGGTGGCCAGCGACCACCTCGGCGAGGAGGCGATAGTCGGGCGGTCCGTCTCCACGCCCGAGGCCGCCCGCGAGGCCGAACGCGCCGGCGCGGACTACCTCGGGGTCGGCGCCGTCTTCGCCACCGGGACGAAGGACGTGGCCGACGACGAGGCCGAAATCGGCACCGCGAGGCTGGCCGACGTCGCGGCCGCCGTCGACATCCCCGTCGTCGGCATCGGCGGCATCACCGCCGACAACGCCCGCGCCGTCGCCGAGGCGGGGGCGTCGGGCGTAGCCGTCGTCTCGGCCATCACCGACGCAGACGACCCGGCGGCGGCGACGCGCCGACTTCGCCGCGCGGTCGACGAGGGACGGGGGCGGGTCGCGCGATGA
- a CDS encoding YeeE/YedE family protein — MVLDPVPLQLLSEFFPNGISRYAVGGLFVGLGASIIYLGTGISAGASTFLESTLSYVSDQSRFKQYVASRDWRLVFTFGIIMGAAVYALLYQDGAWTTSVQPWRLFVGGVLVGVGTRVGKGCTSGHGVCGVGSASRTSLVGVVTFLLVAIGVAQLVAALGVSP, encoded by the coding sequence ATGGTACTAGACCCAGTCCCGCTCCAGTTGCTGTCGGAGTTCTTCCCCAACGGCATCAGCCGGTACGCCGTCGGCGGCCTGTTCGTCGGTCTCGGCGCCAGTATCATCTACCTGGGCACGGGTATCAGCGCCGGCGCGAGCACGTTCCTCGAGTCGACGCTCTCGTACGTCTCCGACCAGTCGCGGTTCAAGCAGTACGTCGCCTCGCGAGACTGGCGATTGGTGTTCACGTTCGGCATCATCATGGGGGCGGCCGTGTACGCCCTCCTCTATCAGGACGGTGCGTGGACCACGTCCGTTCAGCCGTGGCGGCTGTTCGTCGGCGGCGTCCTCGTCGGCGTCGGCACCCGCGTGGGGAAGGGCTGCACGTCCGGCCACGGGGTCTGTGGCGTCGGCTCCGCGTCGCGAACGTCGCTGGTGGGCGTCGTCACGTTCCTGCTCGTCGCCATCGGCGTGGCGCAACTGGTCGCGGCTCTGGGGGTGAGCCCCTGA
- a CDS encoding DUF2270 domain-containing protein, whose amino-acid sequence MTREDPDAPSNGPDPASSVGAGLLDEDMGPSSALAHLYRGEIHRMKFWRERLDQTTNWVVLLIAAVLTWAFSSASNPHYVLLVGDAAVVMFLFVEARRYRAYDLWRSRVRDLQQNVWAVGLDPEMEVEETAWRERLARDYRTPVLKISTEEALAHRLRRVYFALFTVLNGAWLLRVTAFGETPWPESAAVGSVSGLVVTAAVVGLHVVAAVVCCRPRTWHTEGELLDEDLRERSDR is encoded by the coding sequence ATGACCCGGGAAGACCCCGACGCGCCCTCGAACGGCCCCGACCCGGCGTCGTCCGTCGGGGCGGGGCTCCTCGACGAGGACATGGGGCCGAGTTCCGCGCTCGCACACCTCTACCGCGGCGAGATTCATCGGATGAAGTTCTGGCGCGAGCGACTGGACCAGACCACGAACTGGGTCGTGCTACTCATCGCCGCCGTCCTCACGTGGGCGTTCTCCAGTGCGTCGAACCCGCACTACGTGTTGCTCGTCGGCGACGCCGCGGTGGTGATGTTCCTGTTCGTCGAGGCGCGCCGATACCGCGCGTACGACCTGTGGCGTTCGCGGGTGCGTGACCTCCAGCAGAACGTGTGGGCCGTCGGACTCGACCCGGAGATGGAGGTGGAGGAGACGGCGTGGCGCGAACGCCTCGCGCGGGACTACCGCACGCCCGTCCTGAAGATATCGACCGAAGAGGCCCTCGCGCACAGACTCCGGCGCGTCTACTTCGCGCTGTTCACCGTGCTCAACGGCGCGTGGCTGTTGCGCGTGACGGCCTTCGGCGAGACGCCGTGGCCGGAGAGCGCGGCGGTGGGGTCGGTGTCCGGTCTCGTCGTGACCGCGGCCGTCGTCGGACTCCACGTGGTCGCGGCGGTGGTCTGCTGCCGTCCCCGAACGTGGCACACCGAGGGCGAACTCCTCGACGAGGACCTTCGGGAGCGTTCGGACCGCTGA
- a CDS encoding MBL fold metallo-hydrolase → MMADEFPEPEVAVESIVPEELKSRIDAGEEVTLLDARMASDYEEWKIDGPNVESVNVPYFEFFEDEIADDVLEQIPDDREVTVLCAKGGASEYVASKLSQLDYDVNHLEEGMNGWARIYERKEVTGYDGPGTVYQYQRPSSGCLGYLLVSDDEAAIVDPLRAFTDRYFADAEELGVELTYAFDTHIHADHISGLRELDAEGVTGVIPAESVPRGVTYADELETAADGDEFEVGDAVVETVYTPGHTSGMTSYLLGDSLLTTGDGLFIESVARPDLEEGDDGAPEAARMLYDSLQTRVLTLPDDTLVGGAHFSDAAVPAEDGTYTATVGALVERMDALSMDEAEFVETILADMPPRPANYEAIIATNLGQQEADDEEAFTLELGPNNCAASQESLAGD, encoded by the coding sequence TTGATGGCAGACGAATTCCCCGAACCGGAGGTCGCCGTCGAATCGATCGTGCCCGAAGAACTCAAGAGTCGTATCGACGCCGGCGAGGAGGTCACGCTCCTCGACGCGCGGATGGCGTCCGATTACGAGGAGTGGAAGATAGACGGGCCGAACGTCGAGTCGGTCAACGTCCCGTACTTCGAGTTCTTCGAGGACGAGATCGCCGACGACGTTCTCGAACAGATTCCCGACGACCGCGAAGTCACCGTGCTGTGCGCGAAGGGCGGCGCCAGCGAGTACGTCGCGAGCAAGCTGAGCCAACTCGACTACGACGTGAACCACCTCGAAGAGGGGATGAACGGGTGGGCGCGCATCTACGAGCGGAAGGAGGTCACCGGGTACGACGGACCCGGCACCGTCTACCAGTACCAGCGTCCCTCCTCGGGCTGTCTGGGCTACCTGCTCGTCTCGGACGACGAGGCCGCGATTGTCGACCCGCTCCGGGCGTTCACCGACCGCTACTTCGCGGACGCGGAGGAACTGGGCGTCGAACTGACGTACGCGTTCGACACGCACATCCACGCCGACCACATCAGCGGCCTGCGCGAACTCGACGCGGAGGGCGTGACCGGGGTCATCCCCGCGGAGTCCGTCCCGCGCGGCGTCACGTACGCGGACGAACTGGAGACGGCGGCGGACGGCGACGAGTTCGAGGTCGGCGACGCCGTCGTCGAGACGGTCTACACGCCGGGTCACACCAGCGGCATGACCTCGTACCTGCTCGGCGACAGCCTGCTCACCACGGGTGACGGGCTGTTCATCGAGAGTGTCGCCCGCCCGGACCTCGAAGAGGGCGACGACGGCGCGCCCGAGGCCGCGCGGATGCTGTACGACTCGCTACAGACGCGCGTGCTGACCCTGCCCGACGACACGCTCGTCGGCGGCGCGCACTTCAGCGACGCCGCTGTGCCCGCCGAGGACGGCACCTACACCGCGACGGTCGGTGCTCTCGTCGAGCGCATGGACGCGCTGTCGATGGACGAAGCGGAGTTCGTGGAGACGATTCTGGCGGACATGCCGCCGCGTCCGGCGAACTACGAGGCAATCATCGCGACCAACCTGGGACAGCAGGAAGCCGACGACGAGGAGGCGTTCACCCTCGAACTCGGCCCGAACAACTGCGCCGCCAGTCAGGAGTCGCTCGCCGGTGACTAA
- a CDS encoding M48 family metallopeptidase, whose product MAVVGAILAAFYLVAVAAAMVTFGQGVLPVAIVGSVLLVGVQYKVGKWIALRSVGAEDLSEQRYPQVHRMVEEHSREMGIEKPDLKIARMGVPNAFAVGRKGAGVVVVSEELLGLLDRDELEGVLAHELAHIANRDVVTMQLGQGIASIVAIVAQYAVLLTGDSDLADFFLAIVVGNIVQFFVMLFVLAISRYREYVADADAKRAIGSGDPLARALEKIHEGNQRTRESARSSRRGRGRGRGDGGVDQQVSALCISSPDRGLLQRIVSTHPPMEKRIQRLRS is encoded by the coding sequence ATGGCCGTCGTCGGTGCCATCCTCGCGGCGTTCTATCTCGTCGCAGTCGCCGCCGCGATGGTGACGTTCGGTCAGGGCGTCCTGCCCGTCGCCATCGTCGGCAGCGTCCTCCTCGTCGGCGTCCAGTACAAGGTCGGAAAGTGGATAGCGCTCCGGAGCGTCGGCGCCGAGGACCTGTCCGAACAGCGGTACCCGCAGGTCCACCGGATGGTCGAAGAACACTCCCGGGAGATGGGTATCGAGAAACCCGACCTGAAGATAGCCCGCATGGGCGTCCCGAACGCGTTCGCCGTCGGCCGGAAGGGTGCCGGCGTCGTCGTCGTCTCCGAGGAACTCCTCGGACTGCTCGACCGCGACGAACTCGAGGGCGTCCTCGCGCACGAACTCGCGCACATCGCCAACCGCGACGTCGTGACGATGCAACTCGGGCAGGGAATCGCCTCCATCGTCGCCATCGTCGCCCAGTACGCCGTACTGCTCACGGGCGACAGCGACCTCGCGGACTTCTTCCTCGCCATCGTCGTCGGCAACATCGTGCAGTTCTTCGTGATGCTGTTCGTCCTCGCCATCTCGCGGTACCGCGAGTACGTCGCCGACGCCGACGCCAAGCGCGCTATCGGGTCCGGCGACCCGCTCGCACGCGCCCTCGAGAAGATCCACGAGGGGAACCAGCGGACCCGCGAGTCGGCCCGGAGTTCCCGACGCGGCCGCGGCCGTGGGCGAGGCGACGGCGGCGTGGACCAGCAGGTGAGCGCGCTCTGCATCTCCAGCCCCGACAGGGGTCTCCTCCAGCGTATCGTGTCCACCCACCCGCCGATGGAGAAGCGCATCCAGCGGCTCCGCTCGTAG
- a CDS encoding SDR family oxidoreductase, translating to MSLLEDKTAVITGSSGGIGRGIAQTFADHGASVVVADIREDPREGGTPTHELLQEEGSEATYVECDVTDYDDCVAAVEAAEEFGGVDVMVNNAGIVGPQDPLVDLDLAEYRNLVSVNLDGVVNGSKAAALAMVERGEGGSIVNMSSVAGMVGYGGITPYSAAKGGVRLFTYALASELGPDGIRVNAVHPGVIETAMTKEDSPIVGTEQEEQLLPTIPLRRVGQPEDIGGVVTFLASDLASYVTAESIVVDGGQLNSE from the coding sequence ATGTCACTTCTCGAAGACAAGACGGCGGTTATCACGGGCAGTTCCGGCGGTATCGGACGCGGCATCGCGCAGACGTTCGCGGACCACGGCGCGTCCGTCGTCGTCGCCGACATCCGGGAAGACCCCCGGGAGGGCGGCACACCGACGCACGAACTGCTGCAGGAGGAGGGGTCCGAGGCGACGTACGTCGAGTGCGACGTGACGGACTACGACGACTGCGTCGCGGCCGTAGAGGCGGCCGAGGAGTTCGGCGGCGTCGACGTGATGGTCAACAACGCGGGCATCGTCGGCCCGCAGGACCCACTGGTCGACCTCGACTTAGCGGAGTACCGAAACCTCGTCTCGGTCAACCTCGACGGCGTGGTGAACGGGTCGAAGGCGGCGGCGTTGGCGATGGTCGAACGCGGCGAGGGCGGCAGCATCGTCAACATGTCGAGCGTCGCGGGGATGGTCGGATACGGCGGCATCACGCCGTACTCGGCGGCGAAGGGCGGCGTCCGCCTGTTCACCTACGCGCTGGCGAGCGAACTCGGTCCCGACGGGATTCGCGTGAACGCCGTCCACCCGGGCGTCATCGAGACGGCGATGACGAAGGAGGACTCGCCCATCGTCGGCACCGAACAGGAAGAGCAGTTGCTCCCGACGATTCCGCTCCGCCGGGTCGGCCAACCCGAGGACATCGGCGGCGTCGTCACGTTCCTCGCCAGCGACCTGGCGTCGTACGTCACCGCGGAGTCCATCGTCGTCGACGGCGGCCAGTTGAACAGCGAATAA
- the thiD gene encoding bifunctional hydroxymethylpyrimidine kinase/phosphomethylpyrimidine kinase, translating to MTTADPDPQSLPYALTVASSDSGGGAGIQADLKTMTRLGVYGGSVVVAVTAQNTRGVESTHVLPTEEIRAQFDAVTDDFDVGAVKLGMLATADAVRTVADCLDAYEGPVVVDPVMVATSGDRLLDADAVDAYTDLFARATLVTPNADETEALTGEWPDSAAARDAAAAQFFEWGVDAVLFKGGHVADGDEVRDVLATPDDRTVFASPRVDTETTHGSGCTLSSAIAARLARGDDRATAVERGIDFVRAAIERPADVGENGSVNHLVDASETVGAFEN from the coding sequence ATGACGACGGCCGACCCCGACCCGCAGTCGCTCCCGTACGCGCTGACCGTCGCCTCCAGCGACTCCGGCGGCGGCGCGGGCATCCAGGCGGACCTGAAGACGATGACCCGCCTCGGCGTCTACGGCGGGTCCGTCGTCGTCGCCGTCACGGCGCAGAACACCCGCGGCGTGGAGTCGACGCACGTCCTCCCGACCGAGGAGATTCGCGCGCAGTTCGACGCCGTCACCGACGACTTCGACGTCGGTGCGGTGAAACTCGGGATGCTGGCGACGGCCGACGCCGTGCGGACCGTCGCCGACTGCCTCGACGCCTACGAGGGGCCGGTCGTCGTCGACCCCGTGATGGTCGCCACGTCGGGTGACAGACTCCTCGACGCCGACGCCGTCGACGCCTACACCGACCTGTTCGCGCGGGCGACGCTGGTGACGCCGAACGCCGACGAGACGGAGGCGCTCACGGGCGAGTGGCCCGACTCGGCGGCGGCGCGTGACGCTGCCGCGGCGCAGTTCTTCGAGTGGGGCGTCGACGCCGTCCTGTTCAAGGGCGGCCACGTCGCCGACGGCGACGAGGTGCGGGACGTCCTCGCCACGCCGGACGACCGGACGGTGTTCGCCTCCCCCCGCGTCGACACGGAGACGACGCACGGGTCGGGATGCACGCTGTCGAGCGCTATCGCCGCCCGCCTCGCGCGCGGTGACGACCGGGCGACGGCCGTCGAGCGAGGCATCGACTTCGTCCGCGCGGCCATCGAACGGCCGGCCGACGTGGGCGAGAACGGGAGCGTGAACCACCTCGTGGACGCGAGCGAGACGGTCGGCGCGTTCGAGAACTGA
- a CDS encoding DsrE/DsrF/DrsH-like family protein yields the protein MSTDSTPTPSDDGDQSRAELAARVAELEERLADVESATEDEGPPKMSIIATKGTLDMAYPPLILASTAAAFGYEVTVFHTFWGLDILHEERSSNLKLSSVGNPNMPMPNALATLPGMDRVTTEMMKKRIRDNDTASIEELIQTSLDLGVEFQACQMTIELMGYDEDDFFSGVTTGVGAATAIQDMADADIQLMI from the coding sequence ATGAGCACGGACAGCACACCGACGCCCAGCGACGACGGCGACCAGTCCCGCGCGGAACTGGCGGCGCGCGTCGCAGAACTGGAGGAGCGACTCGCCGACGTGGAGTCGGCGACGGAGGACGAGGGGCCGCCGAAGATGTCCATCATCGCCACGAAGGGGACGCTGGACATGGCGTACCCGCCGCTCATCCTCGCCAGCACCGCGGCCGCGTTCGGCTACGAGGTGACCGTGTTCCACACGTTCTGGGGGCTGGACATCCTCCACGAGGAGCGTTCGAGCAACCTGAAGCTGAGTTCGGTCGGGAACCCGAACATGCCGATGCCGAACGCCCTCGCCACGCTCCCCGGCATGGACCGCGTGACGACGGAGATGATGAAGAAGCGCATCCGCGACAACGACACCGCGTCCATCGAGGAACTCATCCAGACGTCGCTGGACCTCGGCGTCGAGTTCCAGGCCTGTCAGATGACCATCGAACTGATGGGGTACGACGAGGACGACTTCTTCTCGGGCGTCACGACGGGCGTCGGCGCGGCGACGGCCATCCAGGACATGGCCGACGCCGACATCCAGTTGATGATCTGA
- a CDS encoding type II toxin-antitoxin system VapC family toxin: MSVFVDTGVFFAHHDRSASRHEDARALVDAILDGEYGHPYTSDYVYDETVTLTRRRTGSFEAAKNVGDRILGRGRFPEVFETVVVDGGLFRQSVAAFERYDDQDLSFTDAATLAVCDARGVDCVASFDDDFDGLVERVESA, from the coding sequence ATGAGCGTCTTCGTCGACACGGGCGTCTTCTTCGCGCACCACGACCGGTCGGCGAGTCGCCACGAGGACGCCCGGGCACTCGTGGACGCGATTCTCGACGGCGAGTACGGCCACCCGTACACGAGCGACTACGTCTACGACGAGACGGTCACGCTCACCAGACGCCGCACCGGGTCGTTCGAGGCGGCGAAGAATGTCGGGGACCGAATCCTCGGACGCGGCCGGTTTCCCGAGGTGTTCGAGACGGTGGTCGTCGACGGCGGTCTGTTCCGCCAGAGCGTCGCGGCGTTCGAACGGTACGACGACCAGGACCTGAGTTTCACCGACGCCGCGACGCTGGCGGTGTGCGACGCGCGCGGCGTCGACTGCGTCGCGAGTTTCGACGACGATTTCGACGGACTCGTCGAACGGGTCGAGTCCGCCTGA
- a CDS encoding PfkB family carbohydrate kinase has translation MGRVVSLGSINVDHVGYTSTEWIRETAAAYDWFPAAGETVRVASFPDALDAAYAETHLGGKGANQAVAAAAAGADTSLLGMVGDDEAEYEVCETLTRRGVDVNDVGRADGPTGAAYVAVDETGENYIAILAGANGRVGEAYVDRHAETLATADCLLVQNELPAETVRAALDRLAVRDARPLVVYDPAPAAGAAAILAHDCVDVVTPNDGEYEALREAIAAFDGTVVRTRGADGVVVRGERRLAVASPSVEPVDTTGAGDVFSGYLGAELAAGTDFERAVRLATVAGALSTEREGVQAAVPSRERVAAVAE, from the coding sequence ATGGGCCGCGTCGTCAGTCTCGGGAGCATCAACGTCGACCACGTGGGGTACACGTCAACGGAGTGGATTCGGGAGACTGCGGCCGCCTACGACTGGTTCCCCGCGGCGGGCGAGACGGTCCGGGTGGCGTCGTTTCCGGACGCTCTCGACGCGGCCTACGCGGAGACGCACCTCGGCGGCAAGGGGGCGAATCAGGCAGTCGCGGCGGCGGCCGCCGGCGCCGACACCTCGCTCTTGGGGATGGTCGGCGACGACGAGGCGGAGTACGAGGTGTGCGAGACGCTCACCCGACGTGGCGTGGACGTGAACGACGTGGGGCGGGCGGACGGGCCGACGGGCGCGGCGTACGTCGCGGTGGACGAGACGGGGGAGAACTACATCGCCATCCTCGCGGGGGCGAACGGGCGCGTCGGCGAGGCGTACGTCGACCGGCACGCGGAGACGCTCGCGACTGCGGACTGTCTCCTCGTCCAGAACGAACTGCCTGCCGAGACGGTCCGAGCGGCGCTCGACCGTCTCGCGGTGCGGGACGCCCGACCGCTAGTCGTCTACGACCCCGCGCCCGCGGCGGGTGCGGCGGCCATCCTCGCGCACGACTGCGTGGACGTGGTGACGCCGAACGACGGCGAGTACGAGGCGCTTCGGGAGGCGATAGCGGCGTTCGACGGCACCGTCGTCCGCACGCGAGGGGCAGACGGCGTCGTCGTTCGGGGGGAGCGCCGACTCGCCGTCGCGTCGCCCTCGGTCGAACCCGTGGACACGACGGGCGCGGGCGACGTGTTCTCGGGCTATCTCGGCGCGGAACTGGCCGCCGGGACGGACTTCGAACGGGCGGTCCGTCTGGCCACCGTCGCGGGCGCGCTTTCGACCGAACGCGAGGGCGTGCAGGCGGCGGTGCCGTCGCGCGAACGCGTCGCGGCGGTCGCAGAGTGA
- a CDS encoding YeeE/YedE family protein codes for MADRHPLFMPLILVGGLIFGFGLGFSHMARPEVVLDFLQFEDLGLPFVMFGGAAVTGLAYFLGPKLLGRPPITGRSFERRLKSFDRNVLVGGAIFGAGWGLSGICPGAAYASLGIGNVTILWALAGMFVGAYVQGLWRSRSDAADPAATSAD; via the coding sequence ATGGCGGACAGACATCCCCTGTTCATGCCGCTGATACTGGTCGGCGGCCTGATATTCGGCTTCGGTCTGGGGTTCAGCCACATGGCCCGTCCGGAAGTCGTGCTGGACTTCCTCCAGTTCGAGGACCTGGGGCTCCCGTTCGTCATGTTCGGCGGCGCGGCCGTCACCGGACTGGCGTACTTCCTCGGCCCCAAACTGCTCGGTCGCCCGCCGATAACGGGGCGGAGCTTCGAGCGCCGCCTGAAGTCGTTCGACCGGAACGTCCTCGTCGGCGGCGCGATATTCGGTGCCGGCTGGGGGCTGTCGGGCATCTGTCCCGGCGCGGCCTACGCCAGCCTCGGCATCGGGAACGTCACCATCCTCTGGGCGCTCGCCGGCATGTTCGTCGGCGCGTACGTGCAGGGACTGTGGCGGAGTCGCAGCGACGCCGCGGACCCGGCCGCGACCAGCGCCGACTGA
- a CDS encoding DUF7542 family protein codes for MTTDVVVRCADCAYAAAFDSLRAARTALDDHERETGHSVEWNIGRLSGGVERAGADAGVCGREGCANPDSPLLDHGGSDDA; via the coding sequence ATGACAACCGACGTCGTAGTTCGCTGCGCCGACTGCGCGTACGCGGCCGCGTTCGACTCGCTTCGGGCCGCCCGGACGGCCCTCGACGACCACGAACGGGAGACGGGCCACTCGGTCGAGTGGAACATCGGACGCCTGTCCGGCGGCGTCGAACGCGCCGGCGCGGACGCCGGCGTCTGCGGACGCGAGGGCTGTGCGAATCCGGACTCGCCGTTGCTCGACCACGGCGGGAGCGACGACGCGTAA
- a CDS encoding FAD-dependent oxidoreductase: MATDEATSTREEYDVVVVGGGPAGCSAAVFAARYGFDTVVFDRGRSSIRRCGYLENYLGFPGGIDIDAFYSLMHDHVDAAGGTVVAELVESVARDEDEGDFTVETQDGTVVRTPRVVAATKYDVGYLAGLDEEMLEPDGHGGTELDPSYPDAEGATPLEGLYVAGPLSGVDDQAIVAAGHGARVGGRLVADARRDDGYWDAVATYYDWVRRDASLTDEWRGRDPWRDHFDAHLSPDGDEYDPAHVERVREAYIDERMAKYATESEIARRTEAGTDRLVASLGADRLLDAIDDDRIRAYLDD; this comes from the coding sequence ATGGCTACAGACGAGGCAACGTCGACGCGCGAGGAGTACGACGTGGTCGTCGTGGGCGGCGGCCCGGCGGGGTGTTCGGCGGCCGTCTTCGCCGCCAGGTACGGTTTCGATACCGTCGTGTTCGACCGCGGTCGGTCGTCGATTCGGCGGTGCGGCTACCTGGAGAACTATCTGGGGTTCCCGGGCGGTATCGACATCGACGCGTTCTACTCGCTGATGCACGACCACGTCGACGCCGCCGGCGGCACCGTCGTCGCCGAACTCGTCGAATCCGTGGCGCGAGACGAGGACGAGGGCGACTTCACCGTCGAGACGCAGGACGGAACGGTCGTCCGAACCCCGCGCGTCGTCGCGGCGACGAAGTACGACGTCGGCTACCTCGCCGGACTGGACGAGGAGATGCTCGAACCCGACGGCCACGGCGGAACGGAACTCGACCCGTCGTACCCGGACGCGGAGGGGGCGACGCCTCTCGAGGGACTGTACGTCGCCGGCCCCCTCTCGGGCGTGGACGACCAGGCTATCGTCGCCGCGGGGCACGGCGCGCGCGTCGGCGGCCGCCTGGTCGCGGACGCACGCAGAGACGACGGCTACTGGGACGCCGTGGCGACGTACTACGACTGGGTGCGGCGGGACGCCTCCCTGACCGACGAGTGGCGCGGCAGGGACCCGTGGCGCGACCACTTCGACGCGCACCTCTCGCCCGACGGCGACGAGTACGACCCCGCGCACGTCGAACGCGTGCGCGAGGCGTACATCGACGAACGGATGGCCAAGTACGCCACCGAGTCGGAGATAGCCCGCCGAACCGAGGCGGGGACGGACCGCCTCGTGGCGTCACTGGGCGCCGACCGACTGCTGGACGCCATCGACGACGACCGGATTCGGGCGTACCTCGACGACTGA
- the thiM gene encoding hydroxyethylthiazole kinase has translation MTADVDLDAALSAVRSVQPLVNSVTNDVTVSDVANVTLHWGGLPVMSDDEREVGDMVAGAQACLLNMGTVSEDGEAAMVAAGASANENGVPLVVDPVGVGATPTRDRVADRLVTDLDVDVLNGNYGEISALVGADAEVRGVESVGEYADIAETAVACARTTGAVVVASGETDVVATADEAFEVRAGHEMMGRVVGTGCMLGVTLATFAGATDDVREAALAGTLAFGLAGEAAADGRFGDYAGPASYKVAFLDAVAGLDGVDLPDAASRIERVVDER, from the coding sequence ATGACGGCCGACGTGGACCTCGACGCGGCGCTCTCGGCCGTCCGGTCGGTCCAACCGCTCGTCAACTCGGTCACGAACGACGTGACCGTGAGCGACGTGGCGAACGTGACGCTTCACTGGGGCGGTCTGCCGGTCATGTCCGACGACGAACGCGAGGTCGGCGACATGGTCGCAGGCGCGCAGGCCTGCCTGCTCAACATGGGGACGGTCAGCGAGGACGGCGAGGCGGCGATGGTCGCCGCGGGGGCGTCGGCGAACGAGAACGGCGTCCCCCTCGTCGTGGACCCCGTCGGCGTCGGCGCGACGCCGACCCGAGACCGGGTCGCGGACCGCCTCGTCACCGACCTCGACGTGGACGTGCTCAACGGCAACTACGGCGAGATAAGCGCCCTCGTCGGCGCGGACGCCGAGGTCCGCGGCGTCGAGTCCGTGGGCGAGTACGCCGACATCGCGGAGACGGCCGTCGCCTGCGCCCGGACGACCGGTGCCGTCGTCGTCGCCTCCGGCGAGACGGACGTGGTCGCGACGGCCGACGAGGCGTTCGAGGTGCGCGCGGGCCACGAGATGATGGGACGGGTCGTCGGCACCGGTTGCATGCTCGGGGTCACGCTCGCCACCTTCGCCGGCGCGACCGACGACGTTCGGGAGGCCGCCCTCGCGGGCACGCTGGCGTTCGGACTCGCCGGCGAGGCGGCCGCCGACGGCCGGTTCGGCGACTACGCGGGCCCGGCGAGCTACAAAGTCGCCTTCCTCGACGCGGTGGCCGGACTCGACGGCGTCGACCTGCCGGACGCCGCGTCTCGCATCGAACGGGTGGTGGACGAGCGATGA
- a CDS encoding sulfurtransferase TusA family protein, with product MNDFEITETLDVKGENCPMPVVKTKQSIDELAAGDVLEVVATDSGSMSDIAGWADTTDGVELLDQSEGDGVYKHYVQKAE from the coding sequence ATGAACGACTTCGAGATTACCGAGACGCTCGACGTGAAAGGAGAAAACTGCCCGATGCCGGTCGTCAAGACCAAACAGTCCATCGACGAACTCGCCGCAGGCGACGTGCTGGAAGTCGTGGCGACTGACTCCGGCAGCATGAGCGACATCGCGGGATGGGCGGACACCACCGACGGCGTCGAACTGCTCGACCAGAGCGAGGGTGACGGCGTCTACAAGCACTACGTGCAGAAGGCCGAGTAG